A stretch of Cicer arietinum cultivar CDC Frontier isolate Library 1 chromosome 5, Cicar.CDCFrontier_v2.0, whole genome shotgun sequence DNA encodes these proteins:
- the LOC101488646 gene encoding protein MODIFIER OF SNC1 1-like isoform X3, giving the protein MTSSMLSGERRWASSTRKGGMTVLGKVAVPKPINLPSQRLENHGIDPNVEIVPNWGSKSPSSALSAWGSSVSPNASGGASSPSQLSARPSSGGSGTRPSTSGSDSASELTSRAWGSNSRPSSSSGVLTSSRTSQTSLRPRSAETRPSSSELSRFAEHVTENSVAWDVGRTAEKLGITQCKNDDFSLRSGDFPTLGSEKDKSVPNSELQADHDSHIRPDSSAGLGKEKNETSTVVGVPVHANRKGETENSWRRDYQAFNEDGMGPGIEKWRGNLPPFPNAVIPPQHFDVWCGAPVNNHQGGIWLRGPPNGPPFGTPVAPGGFPIEPFPFYRPHIPPTGFANPPQIPPHGCGPTGHHKNGEVYRPHMPDAYIPPGMPLRPGFYPGPMAYEGYYGPPMGYCNSNERDVHFMGMAAGPSVYNRNPSQNPPETGNSHSRSGGLGPAVKQLALEPVESSHSPDTSRPYRVLLKQHNEWDRKNEPTNWEDSLTKNASYANVRDQPRMSVQENDHRWNTEMDLKRTSSHGKAASSQTSGNQGSSSVNNAKSLESTGSFNRFDNISAKKTDGVASNTLEISSRLSSAPKDSTLIQKIEGLNAKARDVSSTKSKEERRNKFHAGSHVENEASGGGVFPEATLAAEPRQITHGMQGRGNYRKGRLNTRDTDDWRKKPGVIDSSTSSGVQLEASSILVGEHHISVDAYERSRSYSQVRSGGESMQTLSDSADSHEQRAKTNELAKQGTKQLQKEEVEWNKKQKAKSLVKLEEVNKRTQAVKGSMQKVYAANSALQNKKEEFQPFESATVLSKSGAANSSVMPNDNDACQNVVNHIQSVALDQDVNCADDTNAIHLQAHNNVDSKQKRAGYKQKHNLSLGKTLNVSTTSTSAKDENDKMDYVSVSSGSVTNEVSSAFVSGLPMNSTSMVESSVNPKRKNNPSSKNKEKVEEISLLGALPTTIPQEANHSTSFVENKLMEDIELDQGLLQSSSLSKDPNQNSEQRYSENEESYGKMNRQLKSQHSRRMPRHMQANRQADNSHGSDVLMWAPVKPPNKVEKIKIEVIVPSKSDQKVNSIKNKRAEMERYVPKPVAKEMAQQGSLQRMVSSISQVPMDECVDAGSQGVGKVGSVMESKNGDSWQTRAWKGKTHGSWRQRNSTESNDVHDMQDGVNRGSSSYQNIQIPMERQQVQMSETSLLKGQSKYANETSKPDGINNPANHDSDVPVYVPIIKDHKAMVRERQVPFRRQKDAGVNHDVDLKKNAGATRKTETLVSSSVHNQPDIKVVLKESQSIGEHGSSHWQPKFQASNNQRGNRPKKKEFSLHVGVSFPDGQDKESSPLIAQPPSQLVSEKSKGREVPNLGIPEAIRESRNAPRKGHVHSPNHVAVSSSEQAPTSMDPRHRQHPSSGVRKNGNHNRFGKVHESQGDWNSHGQDNRHYHDRERQGSNHHYEYHAVGPHGDSKSDNSDRSKDDSYHTGGRFRERGQTNSRRGGGNFSGR; this is encoded by the exons ATGACTTCAAGCATGTTGAGTGGGGAGAGAAG GTGGGCCTCTTCCACCAGAAAAGGTGGTATGACAGTGTTAGGGAAAGTTGCCGTTCCAAAACCTATAAATTTACCCAGTCAGAG gTTAGAAAATCACGGTATAGACCCAAATGTGGAGATTGTTCCCAA CTGGGGCAGTAAATCACCATCTTCTGCGTTAAGCGCATGGGGTTCTTCTGTGTCTCCAAATGCCAGTGGTGGGGCTAGTTCACCCAGTCAACTCAGTGCCCGTCCATCATCTGGTGGAAGTGGGACACGACCTTCAACTTCTGGTAGTGATAGTGCTTCTGAACTAACTTCTAGAGCATGGGGATCAAACTCTCGGCCTTCATCGTCATCTGGGGTACTGACATCAAGTCGGACTTCACAGACATCATTGCGTCCTCGCAGTGCTGAAACAAGACCCAGTAGCTCAGAATTATCTCGGTTTGCTGAACATGTGACTGAAAATTCAGTGGCTTGGGATGTTGGTAGAACTGCAGAGAAATTG GGAATTACACAATGCAAGAATGATGATTTTTCTTTGAGATCTGGAGATTTTCCTACTCTTGGTTCCGAGAAAGATAAATCTGTACCTAATTCTGAGTTGCAAG CAGACCACGATTCTCATATTCGGCCTGACTCTTCTGCTGGACTCGGGAAAGAGAAAAATGAGACCTCAACTGTAG TTGGTGTTCCTGTTCATGCAAATAGGAAGGGTGAAACTGAAAATTCTTGGAGAAGAGACTATCAGGCCTTCAATGAAGATGGTATGGGACCTGGAATAGAGAAATGGCGGGGGAATCTCCCGCCCTTTCCTAATGCTGTTATTCCACCTCAGCACTTTGATGTTTGGTGTGGTGCTCCAGTAAACAACCATCAAGGTGGTATTTGGTTAAGAGGTCCACCTAATGGCCCTCCATTTGGAACTCCTGTTGCTCCAGGTGGCTTCCCAATTGAACCGTTTCCATTTTATCGTCCACATATTCCACCTACTGGTTTTGCCAATCCACCTCAAATTCCCCCTCATGGATGTGGTCCAACAGGGCATCATAAAAATGGAGAAGTCTACAGGCCCCATATGCCTGATGCTTACATTCCTCCAGGTATGCCGTTGAGACCTGGTTTCTATCCTGGCCCAATGGCCTATGAAGGGTACTATGGTCCTCCAATGGGTTATTGTAATTCAAATGAACGAGATGTTCATTTCATGGGAATGGCAGCTGGTCCCTCTGTTTATAATAGGAACCCAAGTCAGAATCCACCTGAGACTGGCAATTCACACAGTAGATCCGGTGGACTTGGTCCTGCTGTAAAACAGTTGGCCTTGGAGCCAGTAGAATCCAGTCATAGTCCTGATACCTCAAGACCATACAGAGTTCTTCTTAAGCAACACAATGAGTGGGATAgaaaaaatgaaccaacaaaCTGGGAGGACTCATTAACAAAGAATGCATCATATGCCAATGTGAGGGACCAACCAAGAATGTCTGTCCAGGAGAATGATCATAGATGGAACACGGAGATGGATTTAAAGAGAACAAGTTCTCATGGCAAAGCAGCTTCTTCTCAAACATCGGGAAATCAAGGATCTAGTTCTGTCAATAATGCTAAGTCTCTTGAAAGTACAGGAAGCTTTAATAGGTTTGATAATATTTCGGCAAAGAAAACAGATGGTGTAGCCTCTAATACGCTAGAAATTTCTTCAAGACTATCATCTGCCCCTAAAGATTCCACTTTGATTCAGAAGATAGAGGGTTTAAATGCAAAAGCCAGGGATGTATCATCTACTAAAAGTAAAGAGGAGAGGAGGAATAAGTTTCATGCTGGTAGCCATGTGGAAAATGAAGCCAGTGGTGGTGGTGTATTTCCCGAGGCAACCCTTGCCGCTGAACCCAG GCAAATTACTCATGGCATGCAAGGCAGAGGCAATTATCGTAAGGGAAGGCTCAATACTCGAGATACTGATGATTGGCGAAAGAAACCTGGGGTCATAGATTCTTCAACTTCATCAGGTGTACAGTTGGAAGCATCTAGCATTCTTGTTGGCGAGCATCATATATCTGTTGATGCCTACGAAAGGTCCAGGTCTTATAGCCAAGTAAGGAGCGGAGGAGAATCTATGCAAACCTTATCTGATTCAGCCGATAGCCATGAACAG CGTGCTAAAACAAATGAGTTAGCCAAGCAAGGGACGAAGCAACTACAGAAGGAAGAGGTGGAGTGGAATAAAAAGCAAAAAGCTAAATCTCTAGTGAAGTTAGAGGAGGTAAACAAGCGCACACAAGCAGTGAAAGGTTCAATGCAGAAAGTGTATGCTGCAAATTCTGCCCTACAGAATAAGAAGGAAGAATTTCAACCTTTTGAATCAGCAACAGTATTGAGCAAATCTGGGGCAGCCAATTCATCTGTAATGCCGAATGACAATGATGCATGTCAGAATGTTGTAAATCATATTCAGTCAGTGGCCTTGGACCAGGATGTTAATTGTGCCGATGACACTAATGCTATACACTTACAGGCTCACAACAATGTTGACTCAAAGCAGAAAAGAGCAGGCTATAAACAAAAGCATAATCTTTCTCTAGGCAAGACTTTGAATGTTTCTACCACCTCAACTTCTGCAAAAGACGAGAATGACAAAATGGATTATGTTAGTGTGTCTTCTGGCAGTGTTACGAATGAAGTAAGTTCAGCCTTCGTCTCAGGTTTACCCATGAATTCAACTTCTATGGTTGAGTCATCTGtaaacccaaaaagaaagaataaCCCGAGTAGCAAAAACAAAGAGAAAGTTGAAGAGATTTCATTGTTGGGTGCATTACCAACAACAATACCGCAGGAAGCCAATCATTCTACAAGCTTTGTTGAAAACAAACTCATGGAAGACATCGAGTTAGATCAGGGTTTACTTCAGTCCTCATCCTTGTCTAAAGACCCAAATCAGAATTCAGAACAAAGATATTCTGAAAATGAAGAATCTTATGGTAAAATGAATCGCCAGTTGAAATCACAGCATTCTCGAAGGATGCCAAGACACATGCAAGCTAATAGACAAGCAGATAATTCCCATGGGAGTGATGTTTTGATGTGGGCCCCTGTTAAACCACCGAACAAGGTAGAGAAGATTAAAATTGAGGTAATTGTTCCTTCAAAGAGTGACCAGAAGgtaaatagtataaaaaataagagGGCTGAAATGGAGAGATATGTTCCAAAACCTGTTGCAAAAGAAATGGCTCAGCAAGGAAGTTTACAAAGAATGGTGTCCTCAATAAGTCAGGTTCCTATGGATGAATGTGTTGATGCTGGTTCTCAAGGTGTTGGAAAAGTGGGTTCTGTAATGGAGTCTAAAAATGGAGATAGCTGGCAGACTAGGGCTTGGAAGGGAAAAACACATGGGTCATGGCGGCAAAGGAATTCAACAGAATCAAATGATGTGCATGACATGCAAGATGGAGTGAACCGTGGTTCTAGCTCCTATCAAAATATTCAGATACCGATGGAGCGTCAGCAAGTGCAGATGTCTGAAACAAGCTTGTTGAAAGGACAATCGAAGTATGCTAATGAGACTAGTAAACCTGATGGCATAAACAATCCAGCCAATCATGATTCAGATGTTCCAGTTTATGTTCCTATTATTAAAGATCATAAAGCAATGGTCAGGGAGAGGCAGGTTCCTTTTAGACGACAGAAGGATGCAGGTGTGAACCATGATGTTGATCTGAAGAAAAATGCTGGGGCTACTAGGAAAACTGAAACACTGGTATCATCCTCCGTGCACAATCAGCCAGATATCAAGGTTGTTTTAAAGGAAAGTCAGAGTATTGGAGAACATGGGTCATCTCACTGGCAACCCAAATTTCAGGCATCAAATAATCAGAGAGGAAATAGACCCAAGAAAAAGGAGTTTTCTCTTCACGTTGGTGTATCATTTCCGGATGGTCAAGATAAGGAGTCTAGCCCTCTTATTGCACAACCTCCCAGTCAATTAGTCTCTGAGAAGAGCAAGGGTCGAGAAGTTCCAAATCTTGGGATCCCGGAAGCTATAAGAGAGAGTAGAAATGCTCCACGTAAAGGCCATGTCCACTCCCCAAATCATGTAGCTGTTAGCTCAAGTGAGCAGGCTCCTACAAGTATGGACCCTAGGCATCGGCAACACCCATCATCTGGAGTTCGCAAAAATGGAAACCATAACCGTTTTGGGAAGGTACATGAATCTCAGGGAGATTGGAATTCACATGGGCAAGATAACAGACATTATCATGACCGAGAAAGACAAGGTTCAAACCATCATTATGAGTACCATGCTGTTGGGCCACATGGTGACAGCAAATCAGACAATTCTGATCGATCCAAAGATGATAGCTATCACACTGGGGGAAGATTTAGGGAGAGGGGTCAAACTAACTCAAGACGTGGTGGTGGAAACTTCTCTGGACGCTAG
- the LOC101488646 gene encoding protein MODIFIER OF SNC1 1-like isoform X6, producing the protein MGPGIEKWRGNLPPFPNAVIPPQHFDVWCGAPVNNHQGGIWLRGPPNGPPFGTPVAPGGFPIEPFPFYRPHIPPTGFANPPQIPPHGCGPTGHHKNGEVYRPHMPDAYIPPGMPLRPGFYPGPMAYEGYYGPPMGYCNSNERDVHFMGMAAGPSVYNRNPSQNPPETGNSHSRSGGLGPAVKQLALEPVESSHSPDTSRPYRVLLKQHNEWDRKNEPTNWEDSLTKNASYANVRDQPRMSVQENDHRWNTEMDLKRTSSHGKAASSQTSGNQGSSSVNNAKSLESTGSFNRFDNISAKKTDGVASNTLEISSRLSSAPKDSTLIQKIEGLNAKARDVSSTKSKEERRNKFHAGSHVENEASGGGVFPEATLAAEPRQITHGMQGRGNYRKGRLNTRDTDDWRKKPGVIDSSTSSGVQLEASSILVGEHHISVDAYERSRSYSQVRSGGESMQTLSDSADSHEQRAKTNELAKQGTKQLQKEEVEWNKKQKAKSLVKLEEVNKRTQAVKGSMQKVYAANSALQNKKEEFQPFESATVLSKSGAANSSVMPNDNDACQNVVNHIQSVALDQDVNCADDTNAIHLQAHNNVDSKQKRAGYKQKHNLSLGKTLNVSTTSTSAKDENDKMDYVSVSSGSVTNEVSSAFVSGLPMNSTSMVESSVNPKRKNNPSSKNKEKVEEISLLGALPTTIPQEANHSTSFVENKLMEDIELDQGLLQSSSLSKDPNQNSEQRYSENEESYGKMNRQLKSQHSRRMPRHMQANRQADNSHGSDVLMWAPVKPPNKVEKIKIEVIVPSKSDQKVNSIKNKRAEMERYVPKPVAKEMAQQGSLQRMVSSISQVPMDECVDAGSQGVGKVGSVMESKNGDSWQTRAWKGKTHGSWRQRNSTESNDVHDMQDGVNRGSSSYQNIQIPMERQQVQMSETSLLKGQSKYANETSKPDGINNPANHDSDVPVYVPIIKDHKAMVRERQVPFRRQKDAGVNHDVDLKKNAGATRKTETLVSSSVHNQPDIKVVLKESQSIGEHGSSHWQPKFQASNNQRGNRPKKKEFSLHVGVSFPDGQDKESSPLIAQPPSQLVSEKSKGREVPNLGIPEAIRESRNAPRKGHVHSPNHVAVSSSEQAPTSMDPRHRQHPSSGVRKNGNHNRFGKVHESQGDWNSHGQDNRHYHDRERQGSNHHYEYHAVGPHGDSKSDNSDRSKDDSYHTGGRFRERGQTNSRRGGGNFSGR; encoded by the exons ATGGGACCTGGAATAGAGAAATGGCGGGGGAATCTCCCGCCCTTTCCTAATGCTGTTATTCCACCTCAGCACTTTGATGTTTGGTGTGGTGCTCCAGTAAACAACCATCAAGGTGGTATTTGGTTAAGAGGTCCACCTAATGGCCCTCCATTTGGAACTCCTGTTGCTCCAGGTGGCTTCCCAATTGAACCGTTTCCATTTTATCGTCCACATATTCCACCTACTGGTTTTGCCAATCCACCTCAAATTCCCCCTCATGGATGTGGTCCAACAGGGCATCATAAAAATGGAGAAGTCTACAGGCCCCATATGCCTGATGCTTACATTCCTCCAGGTATGCCGTTGAGACCTGGTTTCTATCCTGGCCCAATGGCCTATGAAGGGTACTATGGTCCTCCAATGGGTTATTGTAATTCAAATGAACGAGATGTTCATTTCATGGGAATGGCAGCTGGTCCCTCTGTTTATAATAGGAACCCAAGTCAGAATCCACCTGAGACTGGCAATTCACACAGTAGATCCGGTGGACTTGGTCCTGCTGTAAAACAGTTGGCCTTGGAGCCAGTAGAATCCAGTCATAGTCCTGATACCTCAAGACCATACAGAGTTCTTCTTAAGCAACACAATGAGTGGGATAgaaaaaatgaaccaacaaaCTGGGAGGACTCATTAACAAAGAATGCATCATATGCCAATGTGAGGGACCAACCAAGAATGTCTGTCCAGGAGAATGATCATAGATGGAACACGGAGATGGATTTAAAGAGAACAAGTTCTCATGGCAAAGCAGCTTCTTCTCAAACATCGGGAAATCAAGGATCTAGTTCTGTCAATAATGCTAAGTCTCTTGAAAGTACAGGAAGCTTTAATAGGTTTGATAATATTTCGGCAAAGAAAACAGATGGTGTAGCCTCTAATACGCTAGAAATTTCTTCAAGACTATCATCTGCCCCTAAAGATTCCACTTTGATTCAGAAGATAGAGGGTTTAAATGCAAAAGCCAGGGATGTATCATCTACTAAAAGTAAAGAGGAGAGGAGGAATAAGTTTCATGCTGGTAGCCATGTGGAAAATGAAGCCAGTGGTGGTGGTGTATTTCCCGAGGCAACCCTTGCCGCTGAACCCAG GCAAATTACTCATGGCATGCAAGGCAGAGGCAATTATCGTAAGGGAAGGCTCAATACTCGAGATACTGATGATTGGCGAAAGAAACCTGGGGTCATAGATTCTTCAACTTCATCAGGTGTACAGTTGGAAGCATCTAGCATTCTTGTTGGCGAGCATCATATATCTGTTGATGCCTACGAAAGGTCCAGGTCTTATAGCCAAGTAAGGAGCGGAGGAGAATCTATGCAAACCTTATCTGATTCAGCCGATAGCCATGAACAG CGTGCTAAAACAAATGAGTTAGCCAAGCAAGGGACGAAGCAACTACAGAAGGAAGAGGTGGAGTGGAATAAAAAGCAAAAAGCTAAATCTCTAGTGAAGTTAGAGGAGGTAAACAAGCGCACACAAGCAGTGAAAGGTTCAATGCAGAAAGTGTATGCTGCAAATTCTGCCCTACAGAATAAGAAGGAAGAATTTCAACCTTTTGAATCAGCAACAGTATTGAGCAAATCTGGGGCAGCCAATTCATCTGTAATGCCGAATGACAATGATGCATGTCAGAATGTTGTAAATCATATTCAGTCAGTGGCCTTGGACCAGGATGTTAATTGTGCCGATGACACTAATGCTATACACTTACAGGCTCACAACAATGTTGACTCAAAGCAGAAAAGAGCAGGCTATAAACAAAAGCATAATCTTTCTCTAGGCAAGACTTTGAATGTTTCTACCACCTCAACTTCTGCAAAAGACGAGAATGACAAAATGGATTATGTTAGTGTGTCTTCTGGCAGTGTTACGAATGAAGTAAGTTCAGCCTTCGTCTCAGGTTTACCCATGAATTCAACTTCTATGGTTGAGTCATCTGtaaacccaaaaagaaagaataaCCCGAGTAGCAAAAACAAAGAGAAAGTTGAAGAGATTTCATTGTTGGGTGCATTACCAACAACAATACCGCAGGAAGCCAATCATTCTACAAGCTTTGTTGAAAACAAACTCATGGAAGACATCGAGTTAGATCAGGGTTTACTTCAGTCCTCATCCTTGTCTAAAGACCCAAATCAGAATTCAGAACAAAGATATTCTGAAAATGAAGAATCTTATGGTAAAATGAATCGCCAGTTGAAATCACAGCATTCTCGAAGGATGCCAAGACACATGCAAGCTAATAGACAAGCAGATAATTCCCATGGGAGTGATGTTTTGATGTGGGCCCCTGTTAAACCACCGAACAAGGTAGAGAAGATTAAAATTGAGGTAATTGTTCCTTCAAAGAGTGACCAGAAGgtaaatagtataaaaaataagagGGCTGAAATGGAGAGATATGTTCCAAAACCTGTTGCAAAAGAAATGGCTCAGCAAGGAAGTTTACAAAGAATGGTGTCCTCAATAAGTCAGGTTCCTATGGATGAATGTGTTGATGCTGGTTCTCAAGGTGTTGGAAAAGTGGGTTCTGTAATGGAGTCTAAAAATGGAGATAGCTGGCAGACTAGGGCTTGGAAGGGAAAAACACATGGGTCATGGCGGCAAAGGAATTCAACAGAATCAAATGATGTGCATGACATGCAAGATGGAGTGAACCGTGGTTCTAGCTCCTATCAAAATATTCAGATACCGATGGAGCGTCAGCAAGTGCAGATGTCTGAAACAAGCTTGTTGAAAGGACAATCGAAGTATGCTAATGAGACTAGTAAACCTGATGGCATAAACAATCCAGCCAATCATGATTCAGATGTTCCAGTTTATGTTCCTATTATTAAAGATCATAAAGCAATGGTCAGGGAGAGGCAGGTTCCTTTTAGACGACAGAAGGATGCAGGTGTGAACCATGATGTTGATCTGAAGAAAAATGCTGGGGCTACTAGGAAAACTGAAACACTGGTATCATCCTCCGTGCACAATCAGCCAGATATCAAGGTTGTTTTAAAGGAAAGTCAGAGTATTGGAGAACATGGGTCATCTCACTGGCAACCCAAATTTCAGGCATCAAATAATCAGAGAGGAAATAGACCCAAGAAAAAGGAGTTTTCTCTTCACGTTGGTGTATCATTTCCGGATGGTCAAGATAAGGAGTCTAGCCCTCTTATTGCACAACCTCCCAGTCAATTAGTCTCTGAGAAGAGCAAGGGTCGAGAAGTTCCAAATCTTGGGATCCCGGAAGCTATAAGAGAGAGTAGAAATGCTCCACGTAAAGGCCATGTCCACTCCCCAAATCATGTAGCTGTTAGCTCAAGTGAGCAGGCTCCTACAAGTATGGACCCTAGGCATCGGCAACACCCATCATCTGGAGTTCGCAAAAATGGAAACCATAACCGTTTTGGGAAGGTACATGAATCTCAGGGAGATTGGAATTCACATGGGCAAGATAACAGACATTATCATGACCGAGAAAGACAAGGTTCAAACCATCATTATGAGTACCATGCTGTTGGGCCACATGGTGACAGCAAATCAGACAATTCTGATCGATCCAAAGATGATAGCTATCACACTGGGGGAAGATTTAGGGAGAGGGGTCAAACTAACTCAAGACGTGGTGGTGGAAACTTCTCTGGACGCTAG